In a genomic window of Venatoribacter cucullus:
- a CDS encoding TetR/AcrR family transcriptional regulator yields MPRNKRHLNQEEKKREILNAASALFAENGFDGTSMTAIARSAGITPNTIYWYFPGKDDVLIGVLNNLTAGVLTEMATMTALPIRERLLNAITIFERPESLMNTVHSRITQSEVIAAWHSRFHMLIEQILVYEIIKAGIAKERAGTLARLLVYVIEGLLSHPLQQNDRENMVDAMLELANLPA; encoded by the coding sequence GTGCCCCGCAACAAACGCCATTTAAATCAGGAAGAAAAAAAGCGTGAGATTCTGAATGCCGCTTCAGCTTTGTTTGCAGAGAATGGATTTGATGGCACCTCCATGACCGCGATTGCCAGATCAGCAGGCATTACTCCCAATACGATTTACTGGTATTTCCCCGGCAAGGATGATGTGCTGATCGGTGTGCTTAACAATCTGACGGCAGGTGTGCTTACTGAAATGGCCACCATGACCGCCCTCCCCATCAGGGAGCGATTGCTCAACGCCATCACGATCTTTGAACGTCCGGAATCGCTGATGAATACAGTCCACTCGCGCATTACACAGTCAGAAGTAATTGCAGCCTGGCACTCACGTTTCCATATGTTGATCGAGCAGATTTTGGTTTACGAAATAATCAAAGCGGGGATTGCCAAAGAGCGGGCCGGAACCTTAGCCCGGCTTCTGGTGTATGTTATTGAAGGGCTCCTGTCACACCCTCTGCAGCAGAATGACAGGGAAAATATGGTAGATGCCATGCTGGAACTCGCCAATCTGCCGGCCTGA
- a CDS encoding metal/formaldehyde-sensitive transcriptional repressor — MSHTIENRAKLVTRVRKIKGQAEGLEKLLTQGGDCNNALQQIAAIRGAVNGLMAEVLDGHIREHLGPEATDAAQRAKDVEQLAGIIRSYLK, encoded by the coding sequence ATGAGTCACACCATTGAGAATCGGGCCAAGCTGGTTACCCGGGTGCGTAAAATCAAAGGTCAGGCCGAGGGGTTGGAAAAACTCTTGACCCAGGGTGGAGATTGCAACAATGCGCTGCAGCAAATTGCTGCCATCCGGGGCGCAGTAAATGGCTTGATGGCGGAAGTGCTGGATGGGCATATTCGTGAGCACCTGGGGCCGGAGGCTACCGATGCCGCACAGCGCGCCAAAGATGTTGAGCAGCTGGCCGGCATTATTCGTTCTTATCTGAAATAA